The proteins below are encoded in one region of Hydrogenobacter sp.:
- the secY gene encoding preprotein translocase subunit SecY: MVEYIKQLLALEDFRKRFLYTLLMFAIYRLGSHIPLPGIDTTALEDFFRSFQGTIFYLYDIFSGGNLGRMTLFALGVMPYISASIMMQLLTVAIPELQRLAKEEGDYGRYKINQYTRYLTVFVAFVQSLGISVWLQNQVSPRGFPIVPESGLVFTLTTVIALVSSTMFLVWVGDRITEKGIGNGMSLLIFAGIVANFPNASIRVVEMLRNGDLSPFAFVGAIIFVVAVIVGIVFMQEAERRIPVQYPRRQVGRHEVAGGSTYLPIKINPAGVIPIIFAQSLLIIPSTVIGFINHPIARMFHDAFNPTTPLYNFLYVLFIVFFTYFYTAVLINPVDVADNLKKGGAFVPGVRPGQDTQKLLEVIINRLAFIGSIFLSVVAIIPIFISLWLKVPFYFGGTTALIVVGVALDTLSKIEAQMIQKKYAGYMRRRVR, from the coding sequence GTGGTAGAGTACATAAAACAGCTACTTGCACTTGAGGACTTCAGAAAGAGGTTTCTGTACACCTTGCTTATGTTTGCCATATACAGACTGGGAAGTCACATACCGCTTCCCGGAATAGATACAACAGCCTTAGAGGACTTTTTCAGGAGTTTTCAAGGCACCATCTTTTACCTTTATGATATATTTTCAGGTGGAAATTTGGGGCGTATGACCCTTTTTGCTTTGGGCGTAATGCCATACATATCTGCATCTATAATGATGCAGCTTCTTACAGTTGCAATACCTGAACTTCAAAGACTCGCAAAAGAGGAAGGTGATTACGGAAGGTATAAAATAAACCAGTATACCAGATATCTAACCGTTTTCGTAGCTTTCGTACAATCATTGGGCATATCCGTTTGGCTTCAGAATCAGGTCTCACCTCGAGGATTTCCCATAGTTCCGGAAAGTGGGCTTGTCTTTACATTGACTACGGTTATAGCGCTCGTATCATCTACGATGTTTCTCGTATGGGTAGGCGACAGGATAACGGAGAAGGGTATAGGTAACGGTATGTCCTTACTCATATTTGCAGGCATAGTAGCCAACTTTCCCAACGCTTCCATAAGGGTTGTGGAGATGCTCAGAAACGGTGACCTCTCTCCTTTTGCTTTTGTAGGTGCGATAATCTTTGTTGTTGCGGTAATAGTAGGTATAGTGTTTATGCAGGAAGCGGAAAGGAGGATACCCGTGCAGTACCCAAGAAGGCAGGTAGGAAGGCACGAAGTGGCAGGTGGTTCTACTTATCTTCCTATAAAGATAAATCCAGCGGGCGTTATTCCCATTATTTTTGCTCAGTCTCTGCTTATCATACCATCTACCGTCATAGGTTTTATAAACCATCCCATAGCGCGTATGTTTCACGACGCTTTCAATCCTACAACACCACTGTACAACTTCCTCTACGTGCTTTTCATAGTGTTCTTTACGTATTTTTACACAGCTGTACTTATAAATCCTGTGGATGTGGCGGATAACTTAAAAAAAGGTGGAGCTTTTGTACCAGGGGTTAGACCCGGTCAGGACACTCAAAAGCTCTTAGAAGTTATAATAAACAGGTTAGCCTTTATAGGCTCTATTTTCCTCAGCGTAGTGGCTATAATACCTATATTTATAAGCCTATGGCTCAAAGTACCCTTTTACTTTGGTGGTACTACAGCTCTGATAGTGGTGGGTGTAGCTCTTGACACGCTAAGTAAGATAGAGGCTCAGATGATACAAAAAAAATACGCTGGATATATGAGAAGGAGGGTGAGATGA